One Sediminibacillus dalangtanensis genomic region harbors:
- the pfkA gene encoding 6-phosphofructokinase → MKKIGVLTSGGDSPGMNAAIRAVVRKGIFHDMEVYGIYNGYQGLIDGNIKKMEIGSVGDIIQRGGTILYTARSDEFRSEEGREKAIAQLNKFGIEGLIVIGGDGSFRGAEKLTQKGYPCIGVPGTIDNDIPGTDFTIGFDTALNTVIEAIDKIRDTATSHERTYVVEVMGRHAGDLALWAGLADGAESILIPEHADDFDDVIERLKRGKDRGKKHSIIVLAEGVGSGLDFGQRIKDATNLETRVTVLGHTQRGGSPTASDRVLASRLGAKAVDLLLEGKAGRVVGIQNNKLVDHDILEILDEEHKVDFKMYELSKQLSI, encoded by the coding sequence ATGAAAAAAATTGGAGTGCTGACAAGCGGCGGCGACTCTCCAGGAATGAACGCTGCTATTCGGGCGGTTGTCCGAAAGGGGATTTTCCATGATATGGAAGTGTATGGTATCTATAATGGATACCAGGGATTAATAGATGGCAATATCAAAAAAATGGAAATCGGTTCAGTCGGAGATATCATCCAGCGAGGCGGGACTATCCTTTATACTGCCCGGAGTGATGAATTTCGTTCCGAGGAGGGAAGAGAGAAAGCAATTGCTCAACTGAACAAGTTTGGAATCGAGGGATTGATCGTCATTGGAGGAGATGGCTCCTTCCGCGGAGCTGAAAAGCTTACACAAAAAGGGTATCCTTGTATAGGTGTGCCTGGAACCATTGATAATGATATCCCGGGAACGGACTTTACGATTGGTTTTGATACAGCATTGAACACCGTCATTGAAGCGATTGATAAAATCAGGGATACAGCAACATCGCATGAACGTACATATGTGGTAGAAGTAATGGGCCGTCATGCGGGCGATTTAGCATTGTGGGCAGGACTGGCCGACGGAGCGGAAAGTATCTTGATTCCGGAGCACGCGGATGACTTTGACGATGTTATTGAACGCTTGAAAAGGGGAAAAGACAGAGGGAAGAAGCATAGTATCATCGTGCTAGCCGAAGGAGTGGGATCTGGATTGGACTTTGGACAGCGCATCAAGGATGCCACCAATCTTGAAACCCGTGTGACAGTACTTGGCCATACACAGCGCGGTGGTTCCCCAACTGCGTCGGATCGTGTTCTTGCCAGCCGACTTGGAGCTAAAGCGGTTGATTTATTGCTCGAAGGGAAGGCTGGTAGAGTAGTCGGCATCCAAAACAACAAACTGGTGGATCATGACATTTTGGAAATACTGGATGAAGAGCATAAAGTCGATTTCAAAATGTATGAACTATCCAAGCAGCTTTCCATCTAA
- the accA gene encoding acetyl-CoA carboxylase carboxyl transferase subunit alpha produces MKQVLEFEKPVVELREKIAELKTFTKGSEVDLTNEITTLEKRLENLENDIYENLKPWDRVQIARHSERPTTLDYIELLFTDFLEFHGDRLFGDDEAIVAGIAKFNGMPVTVIGHQRGKETKENIRRNFGMPHPEGYRKALRHMKQAEKFRRPVICFIDTKGAYPGKAAEERGQSEAIARNLMEMAGLEVPIICVVIGEGGSGGALALGVGDKIHMLENSTYSVISPEGAAALLWKDSGQAQRAAETMKITSYDLKELDIIDEIIQEVRGGAHRDVKQQAEYIGKVLEDSLSELGNLSKEELLEKRWEKYKHIGDYAEMEPQ; encoded by the coding sequence ATGAAACAGGTCTTAGAATTTGAAAAACCTGTGGTGGAGCTTCGCGAAAAGATTGCCGAATTGAAGACCTTTACGAAGGGAAGTGAGGTTGATTTAACAAATGAAATCACTACCCTGGAAAAACGCTTGGAAAATTTGGAGAACGATATATATGAAAACCTCAAACCATGGGACAGAGTACAGATAGCCCGTCATTCGGAGAGACCGACAACGCTTGATTATATTGAGTTGCTCTTCACCGACTTTTTGGAGTTTCATGGTGACAGGCTGTTTGGGGATGATGAAGCGATCGTTGCCGGCATAGCCAAATTTAACGGAATGCCTGTCACGGTAATTGGTCACCAGCGCGGTAAGGAAACAAAAGAGAACATCCGCCGGAATTTCGGCATGCCCCACCCGGAAGGATATCGAAAAGCACTTCGACACATGAAACAGGCGGAAAAGTTTCGCCGTCCGGTCATTTGTTTTATCGACACCAAAGGTGCATATCCGGGAAAGGCAGCCGAAGAGCGAGGACAAAGTGAAGCGATTGCCAGAAACTTAATGGAGATGGCAGGCTTAGAAGTGCCGATCATCTGTGTCGTGATTGGAGAAGGAGGAAGCGGTGGTGCACTTGCATTGGGGGTTGGCGATAAGATTCACATGCTTGAAAATTCCACTTATTCCGTCATTTCTCCGGAAGGGGCGGCAGCATTGCTATGGAAGGATTCCGGCCAGGCGCAACGAGCTGCTGAGACAATGAAAATTACCTCGTATGACCTGAAAGAATTGGATATTATTGATGAGATCATCCAGGAAGTACGCGGCGGTGCTCATCGGGATGTCAAACAACAAGCCGAGTATATAGGTAAAGTTCTGGAAGATTCTCTGAGTGAACTAGGAAACCTGTCTAAGGAAGAATTGTTGGAGAAACGGTGGGAAAAATATAAACACATTGGAGATTATGCAGAGATGGAACCCCAATAG
- the accD gene encoding acetyl-CoA carboxylase, carboxyltransferase subunit beta → MLKDFFSKKRKYASIPREEAKQDIPQGLMQKCNNCQKIFYRKEMIKNLNVCPNCGYHHQMPAYDRIDSLFDEGTFEEWDKELTSANPLGFPGYEDKLEKDRQKTDLNEAIVTGAGSIDGKKASVAVMDSRFRMGSMGSVVGEKIARAIEKAEEQSLPFIIFTASGGARMQEGVLSLMQMSKTSVAIQRFSANGGLMVSVMTNPTTGGVSASFASLGDYNFAEPGALIGFAGRRIIEQTIRENLPDDFQTAEFQLEHGQLDKVIDRHDIKRTLSTLLDIHQSGGERS, encoded by the coding sequence TTGCTTAAAGACTTTTTTAGCAAGAAAAGAAAGTATGCATCAATACCAAGAGAGGAAGCGAAGCAAGATATTCCTCAAGGCTTAATGCAAAAATGCAACAACTGTCAAAAAATATTTTATCGAAAAGAAATGATAAAAAACTTGAACGTGTGTCCTAATTGCGGTTATCATCATCAAATGCCAGCTTATGACCGAATTGACTCTTTATTCGATGAAGGAACATTTGAGGAGTGGGATAAGGAGTTGACTTCAGCTAATCCGCTCGGTTTTCCCGGTTATGAAGATAAGCTGGAGAAAGACCGTCAGAAAACGGATTTAAATGAGGCAATCGTGACAGGGGCAGGAAGTATTGACGGAAAAAAAGCTTCTGTAGCCGTAATGGATTCAAGATTCCGTATGGGAAGCATGGGCTCGGTAGTGGGAGAAAAAATTGCGAGAGCAATCGAGAAAGCAGAAGAACAATCACTCCCGTTTATCATTTTTACTGCTTCAGGTGGAGCAAGAATGCAGGAAGGTGTGCTTAGCCTCATGCAAATGAGCAAAACTTCTGTAGCAATCCAACGCTTTAGTGCGAATGGTGGTTTAATGGTTTCGGTCATGACTAATCCTACCACCGGAGGTGTTTCTGCAAGTTTCGCTTCTTTGGGAGATTATAACTTTGCTGAACCGGGTGCATTGATCGGTTTTGCGGGGAGACGGATAATCGAGCAGACGATCCGTGAAAACCTTCCGGACGATTTTCAGACAGCTGAATTTCAATTGGAACATGGCCAGTTGGATAAGGTAATTGATAGACATGACATCAAGCGGACATTGTCAACATTGCTTGATATCCATCAGTCAGGGGGGGAACGGTCATGA
- a CDS encoding FadR/GntR family transcriptional regulator has product MASNTKALLVDLIERFSGSALNAAFVFCGRGGLIVSKPEKMKVYEEVLNEIRDYIEENDLSPGDKLPSERELTEHLGAGRSSVREALRAIELLGLIETRRGEGTFLKMYQPYHTVELLSSFILRDSNTKQDIVFSKRVIEKEAAKLAYSHLSDKERNELQQVLENDQLTAEEFHYQFFLIIFNSGENFLLQKIWHLLNDFSYAVENVSYNKQFYHLLVHIYMDGKYEDIETLFSSLQREAISGAE; this is encoded by the coding sequence TTGGCGTCAAACACCAAGGCTCTCCTTGTTGACCTTATAGAGAGATTTTCCGGTTCCGCTTTGAACGCAGCGTTTGTTTTTTGTGGAAGGGGGGGTCTTATCGTTTCCAAACCGGAGAAAATGAAGGTTTATGAAGAAGTGCTCAATGAAATCCGGGATTACATTGAGGAAAACGATTTGTCGCCGGGGGACAAGCTGCCTTCTGAACGCGAGTTGACAGAGCATTTAGGTGCTGGCAGATCGTCTGTCAGAGAGGCACTCCGCGCTATAGAATTGCTTGGGTTAATTGAAACGAGAAGAGGAGAGGGAACCTTTTTGAAAATGTACCAGCCGTATCACACAGTAGAGCTGTTGTCGTCGTTCATTTTAAGGGATTCGAATACAAAACAGGATATCGTTTTTTCTAAGCGGGTTATTGAAAAAGAAGCAGCCAAGCTGGCATACAGCCACTTATCTGACAAGGAAAGAAATGAATTGCAGCAAGTCCTGGAAAATGACCAGTTAACTGCAGAGGAGTTTCATTATCAGTTTTTCTTGATTATTTTTAACAGTGGTGAAAATTTTCTCCTGCAAAAAATATGGCACTTATTGAATGATTTTTCTTACGCAGTGGAGAATGTTTCCTATAACAAGCAATTTTATCATCTGCTTGTACATATATATATGGATGGTAAATATGAAGATATTGAAACACTTTTTAGCAGTTTGCAGCGTGAAGCAATATCCGGAGCCGAGTGA
- a CDS encoding NAD(P)-dependent malic enzyme: MSNLRDEALHIHRENQGKLTTQTKIPVRNAKDLSLAYSPGVAEPCKEIYDRKEAVYEYTMKGNMVAVVSDGSAVLGLGNIGPEAALPVMEGKSVLFKSFAGVDSFPICLNTHDVEEIIQTVKLMEPTFGGVNLEDIAAPNCFIIEERLKKETNIPIFHDDQHGTAIVTVAGLLNALKLVDKKFSDIKVVANGAGAAGIAIIKLLHSLGVRDIIMCDSKGAIFEGRNYGMNGVKDEVAKITNKEREEGKLEEVMEDTDVFIGVSVGGLLSKEMVESMNEDPIIFAMANPDPEIMPEDAKAAGAKVIGTGRSDFPNQVNNVLAFPGIFRGALDVRATRINEKMKIAAAEAIADLITEDELNADYVIPAPFDSRVAPAVAASVAKAAMESGVARIQVDPEQVAEKTRRLTMIDDK, translated from the coding sequence ATGTCTAATTTAAGGGATGAGGCATTACATATCCATCGGGAAAATCAAGGGAAATTGACGACGCAGACAAAGATTCCCGTCAGAAATGCCAAAGATCTCAGTTTAGCCTATTCGCCGGGAGTGGCGGAACCTTGTAAAGAGATTTATGATCGGAAAGAAGCAGTATATGAATATACGATGAAAGGCAATATGGTAGCAGTTGTCAGCGATGGTTCAGCTGTCCTCGGACTTGGAAATATTGGTCCAGAAGCGGCACTGCCTGTTATGGAAGGGAAATCGGTCCTCTTTAAAAGCTTTGCCGGTGTAGACTCTTTTCCGATTTGTCTAAACACCCATGACGTTGAAGAAATTATTCAGACAGTTAAGTTGATGGAGCCAACCTTTGGCGGCGTGAACCTGGAAGATATTGCCGCGCCGAATTGTTTTATTATCGAAGAAAGATTGAAAAAAGAAACGAACATCCCGATTTTTCATGATGATCAGCATGGTACAGCAATCGTGACAGTTGCCGGTCTCTTAAATGCCTTGAAATTGGTAGATAAAAAGTTTTCTGATATAAAAGTTGTCGCCAATGGAGCTGGAGCAGCTGGCATCGCAATTATCAAGCTCTTGCATAGCCTTGGCGTCCGAGATATTATTATGTGTGATTCCAAAGGAGCCATTTTTGAAGGAAGAAACTACGGGATGAATGGAGTCAAAGATGAGGTAGCAAAAATCACCAATAAGGAACGCGAGGAAGGAAAATTGGAAGAAGTCATGGAGGATACCGACGTGTTCATTGGTGTTTCCGTCGGTGGATTGCTTTCCAAAGAGATGGTGGAAAGCATGAATGAAGATCCGATCATCTTTGCAATGGCTAATCCAGATCCCGAAATCATGCCGGAAGATGCCAAAGCGGCAGGAGCAAAAGTAATCGGTACTGGGCGGTCAGACTTTCCGAATCAGGTAAACAATGTGCTTGCCTTTCCGGGAATATTTAGAGGAGCCCTCGACGTACGGGCGACTCGTATCAATGAAAAAATGAAAATTGCAGCTGCGGAAGCCATTGCTGATTTGATTACAGAAGATGAGTTAAACGCTGATTATGTCATCCCGGCTCCTTTTGACTCACGGGTAGCTCCTGCAGTTGCAGCAAGTGTAGCAAAGGCTGCTATGGAGTCCGGTGTGGCTAGAATTCAAGTGGATCCGGAGCAGGTTGCTGAAAAAACCCGCAGACTTACAATGATCGATGATAAGTAA
- the dnaE gene encoding DNA polymerase III subunit alpha yields the protein MDFSHLQVRSGYSLMKSTIHISQLVEKAGELGYESLALTDDAVFHGAVPFYQACVAKGIKPILGMVVELEAERLPFILLAQSNQGYQQLLKLSTALQLEEAEATTIDQLAGFVKDVTGIIPVTKNHLESFSFEHLSGFFQRCQGLFRQEDFYLGIDSSVAESTDLQSWKRFSQTTGIPAVAVNDVRYLRAGDRNAYDVLLSMKKGEKWEPETKQEDTADFLKSKQELQDTFQFWPEALDKTGEIAAKCNVELQLDRRMLPSFPVPGEGSADEYLNKLCYDFLFDKYAHVSEQVKKRLDYELEVIHSMQFSDYFLIVWDFIRFAKQNGIMVGPGRGSAAGSLVAYVLGITEVDPVKYDLLFERFLNPERVSMPDIDVDFSDIRREEVIQYVKDKYGSDHVAQIITYGTFAARSLIRELIKTLQIDEQDAAFILKEIPHHTSQSISDIVRASEPIMNYARQSPKLQTLFKVASRLEGLPRHVSTHAAGIVISEEPLVHHVPLIAGHNGVALTQFAMKELETIGLLKMDFLGLRNLSLLERITDSIERKEKLEIDLEDIPLDDEAAFQLLRRGQTNGVFQLESKGMQSVLMDLQPTSFEDVVAVNALYRPGPMQYISVYVDRKHNRENVEYPHPDLKPILEKTYGVLVYQEQIMQIASKMAGFSLGQADILRRAVSKKQHGVMQEQEQAFLKGCLANGYDEKAARQIFDWIVRFSNYGFNRSHAVAYSMISYQLAYLKAHFPAHFMAEIMGAAAGQQEKIQLYINEAKQLGMKVLPPSINRSFGRFNVENSHIRMGMLSIKGVGGQAVKEIVQERKNNGPYKNLFDFCMRVSLKTVNRPVIESLILAGAFDESNANRASLLGTIDQAMEQAELFGEFGDQPSLFQNSLELDVTYKETEDFTDMQKLTFEKEVLGIYISSHPLAKYREQLRSAGYILLEDSRHFVGRSNLKAGAIVQELKKIRTKRGDPMAFMTMGDENGQMEAVIFPELYRQVNRWLKEESIILIKGKVEQRNERWQWLLSEIIPFDEEQLEVSGQRRLFLKIEEHNEEQALLQIQKVADAFPGSSPVIIYHAGRKKTYQLSSNYHMQINKQSLANLYRLLGKENVAVRK from the coding sequence ATGGATTTCTCACATTTACAAGTGCGAAGCGGATACAGTTTAATGAAAAGCACCATACATATAAGTCAATTGGTGGAAAAAGCGGGAGAGTTGGGATATGAGTCCCTTGCATTGACGGACGATGCCGTATTCCATGGAGCTGTGCCATTTTACCAGGCTTGTGTTGCCAAGGGGATCAAGCCCATTTTGGGAATGGTGGTAGAACTGGAAGCAGAGCGACTGCCCTTCATCCTGTTAGCTCAGAGTAATCAGGGCTATCAACAGTTGTTGAAGTTGAGCACGGCTCTTCAGTTGGAAGAAGCGGAGGCGACAACCATCGATCAACTGGCCGGTTTCGTTAAGGATGTGACGGGCATCATTCCCGTGACGAAAAACCACTTGGAAAGCTTTTCTTTCGAACATTTATCTGGTTTCTTCCAAAGGTGTCAGGGATTGTTCCGACAGGAAGACTTTTACTTAGGAATCGATAGCAGTGTTGCGGAATCTACCGACTTACAATCATGGAAAAGGTTCAGCCAAACAACCGGTATTCCGGCGGTAGCTGTTAATGATGTAAGGTATTTACGGGCAGGCGATCGCAATGCGTATGACGTGCTTCTCTCAATGAAAAAGGGTGAAAAGTGGGAGCCTGAGACAAAACAGGAGGATACGGCCGATTTCTTGAAATCCAAACAAGAACTGCAGGACACGTTTCAATTTTGGCCGGAAGCACTGGATAAAACAGGAGAAATAGCAGCTAAATGCAATGTCGAGCTTCAACTTGACCGGAGGATGCTTCCATCTTTCCCGGTACCGGGAGAAGGCTCGGCAGATGAATATTTAAATAAATTGTGCTATGATTTTCTTTTTGATAAATACGCTCATGTGTCAGAGCAAGTTAAAAAACGTCTGGATTACGAGCTTGAAGTGATTCATTCGATGCAATTCAGTGATTACTTCCTGATTGTTTGGGATTTCATCCGTTTTGCCAAACAAAACGGAATCATGGTTGGACCTGGCCGAGGCTCTGCCGCAGGCTCACTCGTTGCTTACGTATTGGGGATTACGGAAGTGGATCCAGTGAAATACGACCTGTTGTTCGAACGTTTTTTGAATCCGGAACGTGTATCCATGCCCGATATCGATGTCGATTTTTCCGATATCCGGAGAGAAGAGGTTATTCAATACGTTAAAGACAAGTATGGGTCCGATCATGTTGCTCAAATTATCACCTATGGAACATTTGCAGCCCGTTCTCTGATCAGAGAATTGATTAAAACATTGCAAATAGATGAACAGGACGCAGCGTTTATTTTGAAGGAGATACCGCATCATACCTCCCAGTCGATTAGCGACATTGTCAGGGCCAGCGAGCCCATAATGAATTATGCCAGGCAGTCGCCGAAGCTGCAGACACTATTCAAAGTCGCATCACGGCTGGAAGGCCTGCCGCGGCATGTTTCCACTCATGCTGCAGGGATTGTGATCAGCGAAGAGCCGTTGGTCCATCACGTTCCATTAATAGCTGGTCATAATGGGGTGGCATTGACACAGTTTGCTATGAAGGAGTTAGAAACAATTGGTCTGCTGAAGATGGACTTTTTAGGTTTGCGGAACTTGTCGTTGCTGGAAAGGATTACCGACTCCATCGAACGGAAAGAAAAACTGGAAATTGACCTTGAGGATATACCTCTGGATGATGAGGCAGCGTTTCAATTGCTGCGCCGCGGACAAACCAACGGGGTATTCCAACTGGAGTCGAAAGGAATGCAAAGCGTCCTGATGGACCTGCAACCGACATCCTTTGAAGATGTGGTGGCGGTAAACGCGTTATACAGACCGGGCCCGATGCAATATATTTCGGTGTATGTGGACCGTAAACATAACCGTGAAAACGTAGAGTATCCCCATCCTGATTTGAAACCGATACTGGAAAAAACATACGGAGTACTAGTTTATCAAGAGCAAATCATGCAGATTGCCAGTAAAATGGCCGGTTTTTCGTTGGGTCAGGCCGATATTTTGCGGAGAGCTGTGAGCAAGAAACAACATGGTGTCATGCAGGAACAAGAGCAAGCTTTTCTCAAAGGTTGTCTTGCTAACGGATATGACGAAAAAGCTGCGCGTCAGATTTTTGACTGGATCGTCCGCTTTTCCAATTACGGATTCAACCGGAGCCATGCGGTAGCATACAGTATGATTTCCTATCAACTTGCTTATCTGAAGGCTCATTTCCCTGCTCATTTTATGGCAGAGATCATGGGTGCGGCGGCAGGACAACAGGAAAAAATCCAACTATATATAAATGAAGCCAAGCAGCTAGGCATGAAAGTGTTGCCGCCTTCGATTAACAGAAGCTTCGGTAGATTCAATGTAGAAAACAGCCATATCCGTATGGGGATGTTGTCGATTAAGGGAGTCGGCGGTCAGGCAGTCAAAGAAATTGTACAAGAAAGAAAAAATAATGGCCCTTACAAAAATCTTTTTGATTTTTGCATGCGCGTCTCCTTGAAAACAGTCAACCGTCCGGTAATAGAGTCCCTTATATTGGCCGGAGCATTCGACGAAAGCAATGCTAATCGGGCAAGCTTGCTCGGAACAATTGATCAGGCGATGGAGCAGGCAGAATTGTTTGGTGAATTCGGTGACCAGCCTTCTCTTTTTCAGAACAGTCTGGAGCTAGATGTCACTTACAAGGAAACGGAAGACTTCACTGATATGCAAAAACTAACCTTTGAAAAAGAAGTGCTGGGGATTTATATATCGAGTCATCCTTTGGCAAAGTACAGGGAACAACTGAGAAGTGCAGGGTATATTCTTCTTGAAGATTCGAGGCATTTTGTCGGGAGAAGTAACCTGAAAGCAGGAGCAATCGTCCAGGAACTGAAGAAGATCAGGACCAAGCGGGGGGATCCGATGGCCTTTATGACAATGGGAGATGAAAATGGGCAGATGGAAGCCGTCATTTTTCCGGAACTGTATCGTCAGGTCAATCGCTGGTTGAAGGAAGAGTCTATAATCCTCATAAAAGGAAAGGTTGAACAGCGGAATGAACGATGGCAGTGGCTCTTGTCCGAAATCATTCCGTTCGATGAAGAGCAACTGGAAGTAAGCGGCCAAAGGAGATTGTTTCTTAAAATTGAAGAGCATAATGAAGAACAAGCCTTACTGCAAATACAAAAAGTAGCGGATGCTTTTCCGGGAAGCAGTCCAGTCATCATTTATCATGCTGGCCGAAAAAAAACGTATCAGTTGTCAAGCAACTACCATATGCAAATTAACAAACAGAGCCTGGCCAACCTTTATCGATTGCTTGGCAAAGAAAATGTAGCGGTTCGGAAATAA
- a CDS encoding YtrH family sporulation protein — protein MEERFVFSLIHCYFIALGVIMGGSIIGSIGYLATGDPPLTSVTTVARKLRIWAIVAAIGGTFDAISNFEKGIFQGSTMDIVKQVLLIVTAMGGVQTSILVIEWFTQEDIE, from the coding sequence ATGGAGGAAAGGTTTGTGTTCTCCCTGATCCACTGCTATTTCATCGCTTTAGGGGTGATCATGGGGGGATCGATCATAGGCAGTATCGGTTATTTGGCCACAGGCGATCCGCCTTTGACATCGGTAACAACTGTCGCAAGAAAGCTGAGAATATGGGCAATCGTGGCAGCTATCGGCGGGACCTTCGATGCCATTTCAAATTTTGAAAAAGGGATTTTTCAAGGGTCCACCATGGACATCGTTAAGCAAGTATTGTTAATTGTGACAGCCATGGGTGGCGTACAAACTTCCATTCTGGTTATCGAGTGGTTTACGCAGGAGGATATTGAGTAA
- the ytrI gene encoding sporulation membrane protein YtrI gives MHIPPYYKKESWQRFFAGGFFGAVIAFVIYLYMYGQYYEKWLEDNMNLRSQLAELEKQNEALLENEKEMDEKTKEKVVVQSIEVEIDNAEQLKLDRLIVHQLQDAIKKEIDSVVGRDIVSLSENDQLLISTLENTVYRVEDIDYTASINQLVIAPTLKLHLSLDFSS, from the coding sequence ATGCACATTCCTCCTTATTATAAAAAAGAAAGCTGGCAGCGATTTTTTGCAGGAGGATTTTTTGGTGCTGTTATTGCTTTTGTCATTTATTTATATATGTATGGTCAATACTATGAAAAATGGCTGGAAGATAATATGAATCTACGGTCTCAACTAGCAGAACTGGAAAAACAGAATGAAGCGCTGTTGGAAAACGAAAAAGAAATGGATGAAAAAACAAAGGAAAAAGTGGTCGTTCAGTCGATTGAGGTCGAAATCGATAATGCTGAACAGTTAAAACTCGACAGGCTTATTGTCCACCAGTTGCAGGATGCGATAAAAAAAGAGATTGACAGCGTGGTCGGCCGGGATATTGTCAGTTTGTCCGAAAATGATCAATTACTGATTTCCACGCTCGAAAATACCGTCTACCGAGTCGAGGATATCGACTATACAGCGAGCATTAATCAACTCGTTATCGCTCCAACCTTAAAATTGCATCTTTCACTTGATTTCTCCAGTTAA
- a CDS encoding DHH family phosphoesterase, with protein MKNKEIIEKIKQYQTIIIHRHVRPDPDAFGSQAGLGELIKYSFPEKTVYLVGDEDPSLSFLAKMDTVPDELYETALVIVCDTANQARIADQRYKNGNELIKIDHHPNVDPYGDYAWVETEASSTSEMIYELYLEGREMGFAFNDKAARLIYAGIVGDTGRFLFPSATKKTFQYASELVTYEFDRPKLYDALYNTKPNVARLKGYILQHFKISEAGFCNVKIPRKTLEEFGVTSLETSQFVGILGDLEGIKAWAFFVEEEDIIRVRLRSKGPVVNEIAAKYNGGGHPMAAGASVANWEETENVITDMEKVCRGFIVE; from the coding sequence ATGAAAAACAAGGAAATAATAGAAAAAATCAAGCAGTACCAGACAATTATTATTCACAGGCACGTGAGGCCCGACCCGGATGCATTCGGGTCCCAAGCCGGATTGGGTGAATTGATCAAGTATTCTTTTCCAGAAAAAACGGTGTATCTCGTCGGTGATGAGGATCCTTCCCTCAGTTTTTTGGCGAAAATGGATACTGTGCCAGACGAATTATATGAAACAGCGCTTGTCATCGTTTGTGATACTGCCAACCAGGCCCGGATTGCAGATCAACGTTACAAGAATGGCAATGAACTGATTAAGATTGATCATCATCCGAATGTGGATCCGTATGGCGATTATGCCTGGGTGGAAACGGAGGCCAGCTCTACCAGTGAAATGATATATGAACTATATTTAGAAGGAAGAGAAATGGGTTTTGCTTTCAATGATAAGGCCGCCCGGTTAATTTATGCAGGAATAGTAGGGGATACTGGAAGATTCTTATTCCCGAGCGCTACCAAGAAGACCTTTCAATATGCCTCTGAATTGGTCACGTATGAGTTTGACCGGCCAAAGCTTTATGATGCTCTCTATAATACCAAACCAAATGTAGCGAGGTTGAAAGGATATATCCTCCAGCACTTTAAAATTAGCGAAGCCGGTTTTTGCAATGTGAAAATTCCTCGAAAAACATTGGAGGAATTCGGCGTCACCTCATTAGAAACGAGCCAGTTCGTAGGAATCCTTGGGGACTTGGAAGGGATCAAAGCATGGGCTTTCTTCGTGGAAGAGGAAGATATTATTCGTGTCAGACTTCGTTCAAAAGGACCGGTAGTGAATGAGATTGCTGCGAAATATAATGGTGGCGGCCATCCAATGGCTGCTGGCGCTTCCGTGGCAAACTGGGAGGAAACAGAAAACGTGATAACCGATATGGAGAAGGTGTGCAGAGGGTTTATAGTCGAATAA
- a CDS encoding YtpI family protein yields the protein MVIFPIIIMVSLILYVYYKVAILRSNDTLNQLYMNAKGKICLGLFVVFFGVNQYLYYQTQLALYIGIVFFLLGTLQLVDGYKRARHYRNEQKRLSRT from the coding sequence ATGGTAATATTCCCTATCATCATTATGGTTTCCTTAATCTTATACGTCTATTATAAGGTAGCAATCCTCAGAAGTAACGATACATTGAATCAATTGTATATGAATGCCAAAGGAAAAATCTGTTTAGGTCTCTTTGTTGTGTTCTTCGGAGTCAACCAATACCTATACTATCAAACACAGCTCGCCTTATACATAGGGATTGTCTTCTTCCTGTTGGGGACCCTGCAATTGGTGGATGGCTATAAACGAGCACGTCATTACCGGAATGAACAAAAAAGACTCTCAAGAACATGA